The Actinoplanes sp. N902-109 genomic interval CCGGCAACGGTCAGGACGGCCACCGTGAGAAAGACGTACAGTGCGACCGGCTCGTCCGCGCGGACTTGCACCTCCAACGGCAACGGCTGCCCCGCACCCATCGGCACCTGCCGCACAGCGGAACCACCTGCCGCTCCGGACGACAAGCTGACCTCGACGCCACTCGTGCCACCCAGCCGCTGGACGAACGCGGGGTCCACCCGCTCGACCGCGAGAACGACGACGTCACCCTGCACCGCACCGGCCACCACGGCTGTTGCCTGCGCGCCTCCGGCTGCCTCCGGCGCTGGATCGCAGTTCCGCTCCCCCGGCTGCACTTGCTCCGAGATGCGCACTTCCGTCGCCAGCCCGCGCGCCACCATCTGACCGGCCGCAGCCCGCTGCTCGGCTGCGGGCAGCACCGCAACAGCATCCGCAACTGCCTGGAGTTGGCGGCACATCGCTCCGATGGCGGTGCGTGCTGTCGTTACGGCATGATCGAGCCGCTCGTTCGTCCGGTCCCGGCTCACGGTGGCCACGGTCATGCCCACGAAGAAGGATCCGAGCAGGACCGGGCCGAGCACGACCGCGAGAAAGGCTGCGCTGAGACGGCCACGCAGAGTCACACAGCCTCCCGGAAAGTGGCCTTCTTTTGAGCGATGCTGACATAGTGCGCACCGTTTGCCGGTTTTCATAAGGGGGTGTTGCATGCCTGATTTCATCGGTGATGCGGAACGGCTGCGAGCCGAGAAGATCGCGCTCCGCACACGCCTCCTTGCTGAACGTAAATCAAAGACCCCCGAAAGCCTGCGTTCAGCAGCCCGGGCCACGCTTCCCACCCTCGTCGCATCGATCGCGGAGCACTCACCCACAGTTATCGCCACCTATGTCCCGATCGGCGCTGAGCCCGGCGGCCCGGATCTTCCTGAAGCACTACGCAGAGTTGGCACCGCGACGGTGCTCCTGCCTGTCCTGCTGCCCGGCGGCGACCTCGACTGGGCGGTCTACGACGGGCCCGCCGCCCTGCGCCCCGGTCCACGCGGACTCCTCGAACCGGCAGGCCGACGGCTGGGCGTCTCCGCCGTGTCGGATGCCGCTTTTGTCGTGGTGCCCGCACTCGCTGTTGACCACCGCGGCGTACGCATGGGCCGGGGTGGCGGTTCCTATGACCGCGCCCTTGCCCGCGTCTCGCCAGGAACTTTCACCGTCGCCCTGCTGCACGACGGTGAGCTGCTCGACACCGTGCCGGCCGAGCCCCACGACCGGCGCGTCGGGGCAGTGATCACTCCGTCGGAGGGGCTCAGTGCGACTGCCGACTGGACGAAATAAACTCCGATGACGGAGCATTGGCACTCCTGGACGGCGAGTGCCAAGCCATCGAGTAACGACGCGGAGGACCAGTGCCCACGTACCAGTACGCCTGCACCGAGTGTGGAGAGCAGCTCGAGCGGGTGCAGTCTTTCTCGGATCCAGCTCTTACGGAGTGCCCGGCCTGCGGCGGCAAGCTCCGCAAGGTGTTCAACTCCGTCGGCATCGTCTTCAAGGGCTCCGGCTTCTATCGCAACGATTCCCGCTCCGGGAACGTGAGCGCTGAGAAGTCCGGCTCGTCGACGAGCTCGCCTGCGGACGGCAAGTCCGCCGACTCGTCGTCGTCCTCGTCCAGCACGACGTCATCGACATCGCCTTCCACCTCCACGTCGTCTTCCACCACGTCGTCGACCTCGTCCTCGACGTCCTCGGCCGCCGCGGCTTCTTGATCCGCGAGACCGCTTCTTGATCCGCGCCGCGGCTTTGATCCGCACCGCGGCTTCTTGATCCGGTGAGCCAGCGCCCGGGTGCCGCGTACGGCCCGCCCGGGCGCTGATTGCTGCCCACGTTCCGCCGCTCGGCTGAGCTGCGTTGCGGTCATTTCTAACGGGCGCCGCGACTTGATCTTGGAGTTGTCCACAACCCGCCGGTATCCACAGGGCTCCGGCAGCCGAGCCGGGATTTGCCTACCTTCGGCCCGTGCGAACCTCATCGGAGTCCCTCAAAACGGTCCGCGGTCCCGGACGCAGACGACTGCTCATGCGCACCTGCGCGACATCCGTCCTGATAGCCGTGGCGGCGATCGTGCTGTGGTCGGGCTGGTCCGGCTGCGGCTCCTCGGTCGAGGCGCCGGCCGCCCGTCCACTCCCGGCAGCCCACCGGAGCGCGCCCTCCGCCGGGCCTCCGAGCGGCCCCTGGACAGCATCAGCAACGATCATCTCGCGTCCGGACCTATCTGCGGCAGCACCGACTGACCTCGGCACGGCTCCGCTGACTGCGGCCCTGCCGGCGCCCGACGGGACGGTCGGTGTCCCGGTCCGGCTGGCCGAGCCCGCTGCCCTACGACTGGTGAAGGCGCGCGACCGGGTCGATCTCTTCAGACCCGGTGACAGCGCCCATCCGGTGGCCACCGACGCCATGGTGCTCGGGGTCACCGGGGTGGAGGACCCGCTCACGGGAGGGCTGTTGCTAGCCCTGCCACCGCGAGCCGCGAAGACTGCCGTGCAGCCGGTCCCGGAGGGCTATGCCATCGTGATCCGCCCGAGCGGCTGACCCCGCCGGGCGGCTGGCACCGGCAGCAACCGCCCGGCCGACGAGGTGACCGGGCCGGGCGGTGCGGGCGGTCAGGCCCAGCGCGGGTCGTCAGGCCCAGCGCAAATCGTCAGGCCCAGCGCAAATCGTCAGGCCCAGCGCGGGTGGTCAGGCCCAGTGCGGCGGGCGGTCCTCGTACAGGCGGTCGTCATTCGAGTCGTCGGTGTTGCGGTAGCCCCAGCCGCGTTCCGTGTCGTCACGGGTCTGGTCGGGCAGCACCGGTGCTTCTTCCGACTCGAAGTCGACGGTGCGCTCGCCGTCTGCGTCGCGGTCGGGTTCGTCAAGGATGTCCACGCTAAGAGGGTAGGCCGCGTCGTCCGCGCTGTCGGCACCCGTTGGATGTAGCGTCGATGAACGTGAGCGCCCCGACCGGACCCGACGACGACACGTACTGGAAGCGCCCGGATTCCGCCCCTAGGCGGTTCGGGGCCGACCGGCCGGCGTCGACCCCCGAGCCAAAGCCCGTTTACGAGGGGCCGCCCAAGCCGCCGCCCACCTCCCCGCACTGGCGGCCGCCCGTGGTGTCCCATCCACCACCGCCGCGCTCGATGCCGGCCCAGGACAAGGCCGCGCTGGACGAGGCCGAGGGCAGCGCTCGCACCATGACGTACGGCGTGGGGCTGGTCGCCGGGGCGATCGCGCTGATCCTCATGTGCCTGCTCTGCGCCCGCATCGTCTTCTGAGGCGCACCTGCACCGAAGCCGGCCGCACCGGCGTCCTGAAGCGCCCGGGTAAGAGACCGCCCAGGCAAGAGACCGCCCAGACAAGAGACAGCCCGGGTGAGAGACAGCCCAGGCAAGAAACAGCCCGGGTGAGAGACAGCCCAGGCAAGAAACAGCCCGGGTGAGAGACAGCCCAGGCAAGAAACCGTCCGGGCAAGGACCGTCCCGGCCACCACCCCACATGGCGGCCGGGACGGCGGCTCCGGTCAGGACGAGGTGCCCCACACCGCCTGGGCGCCCGAGTCCCCGGTCTTGTAGACGTAATAGCCGGAGACCGCCGCCAGCGCCACCATGACGACCGCGAGGCCGACGTCGGCGGGCATGGCGAGCCGGTTGCCGGGCTTGCGCAGGGTCAGCAGCACCATGACCAGCGTCACGATGCCCAGGCCGAGCGAGACGTAGAACGTCGTCGTGCCGAAGCTCATGTGGTCGTCGATCTTCTCCAGCGGCGGTCCGCTCATGCCGTTCGCGATCAGGCGGTCACGAAGCTTGGCACCGGAGGCCATGGCGGCGTACGTGGCGATCGGCGCGACGACGGCCAGGAAGATCGCCGCCCACCCGGTCCGTGATCGCCACCTCGGCAGGATCGCGTAGACGATTGCCACAAGGGCTAGGAGCGGCACGAACACCACCGCCGCGTGCAGCACGAGCGCGTGTACGGGCAAGCCGTTTATCTGGTCGAACACAGACAGCCTCCTTGAAGGTTTAAGTATCGGGCCGCCCGCCGAACTTAGCTGATGACGCAACAACTCTCGTCTGCGGTTACGCGCGCCAGGCCGGTCCGGTTCACCAGGATCTGAACGAGCGAGCTGAAACTGCCCGGTCATCCGTCCGGCTGTCATGATGGGACGGTGACCGGTGCGGAGTTGCTGCGTGGGCAGGGGCTGCGGGTGACGCGACCGCGGCTGGCCGTGCTCGACGTCCTGACCCAGGGCGGTCACCTCGAGGTCGAGGAGATCACCCGGCAGGTGCGCGAACGCCTCGACTCGGTCTCCACCCAGGCCGTGTACGACGTGCTGGGCGCGCTGTCCCGGGCCGGACTGGCCCGGCGCATCGAACCGGCCGGCAGCCCGGCCCGCTACGAGGCGCGCGTCGGCGACAACCATCACCACCTCGTCTGCCGCGGCTGCGGGGCGATCGAGGACGTCGACTGCGCGGTCGGTCAGCGGCCGTGTCTTCACCCCAGCAAGGCGCACGACTACGAGATCGACGAGGCAGAGGTCACGTTCTGGGGGCTCTGCCCGAATTGCCGGCGCGCCCGCCGGGACGATCGGACAGCTTGAGCGGTCGCTTCGGAAAACCCGTGGCACGCTGGATTGATGAACACTGCGGGCGACATCGGTCTCTTCGGCCCCGGTTCGGTCACGTGGAAGGTGCATCAGGAGCCGATCGTCACGCTCGGCGGCCTGCGGTCCCTGTATCTGCAGGCCCTGCACCCCCGCGCGGTGGCCGCGGTCAACCAGAACTCCAGCTATCGCGTCGACCCGTGGGGACGCCTCGAGCGCACGTCCAACTACGTCGGCACGATCCTGTACGGCAGCATGGCGGAGGTCGAGCAGGCCGCGAGCCGCGTCCGGCGGATGCACGCCAAGATGCGGGCGACTGATCCCCGTACGGGCGAGGAGTTCCGCATCGACGAGCCGGAACTGCTGCGCTGGGTGCACGTGGCCGAGGTGGAGTCGTTCCTGACCACCGCCCGCCGGGCCGGCCTCGAACTGACCGACGCCGAGGTCGACGGCTACTACACCGAGCAGTTGCGCGCCGCCGAGATGATCGGCCTCGACCCCGCCACGGTGCCGGCCACCGCCGCCGAGGTCGCGAGCTACTACGACGCGATGCGGCCCGAGCTGAGCATGACCCGGGACAGCGCCGAGACCGCTTTCTTCCTCACGGTGCCGCCGGTCCCGCAGAAGTGGGGCGGTCTGCCGCTGCGGATGAGCCTCACGCTCGGCCCGGCCCGCTGGGCCTATTTCGGCATCGCCGGCACCGCGGTCGCCCTGCTGCCACCCTGGGCCCGCAAGATGTACGGCGGCCTGGGCTGGCCAACCACGGACATGACAGCGGACCTTTCCGTGCGTGGCATGCGCCTGCTGATGAAGGCCGCCCTGGCCACCGTGCCCCCGCGCTACCGGATGGCCCCCATGCGCCAGGCCGCCCTCGAACGCGCCGGCCTGGCCTGACCCGTCGTCAGGCGCGTTCGAGGTGTTCGACGGCGGCCCAGGGTTCCTTGGCCGGCGCGTCGGCGGCGGCCGGGCAGACCCGGCGGAAGTCGCACCAGCTGCACAGGGAACCCGGGTTGGGCGGGAACTGCTCGTCCGGGTCGGCGCCCGCGGCCACGGCCTTCTCGGCGGCGATGATGTCGCGGGCGGTGTCCTCGGCCCGGGCGAGCTGGCGGTTGAGGGATTCCTCGGTGTGCTCGTGCGCCGCAACCGTGCCGGTGGGCAGGTGGTGCAGCTCGACACGGTGGCAGGGCCGGCGGAAGACACGCTGGGCCGCGTAGGCGTAGAGCGCCAGCGCCTGGGAGCCGCGGGCGTCGTCGGCGTCGAGGCCGGTGCGGCCGGTCTTGTAGTCGACGATCACCGCTTCGCCGTTGCGAGCGTCGATCCGGTCGGCCCGGCCGTTCAGGGCGAGCACCGAGGTCTTGGTCGCCACCACGCGCTCGACGCCGAGCGGCTCCTCCTCCGGGTCGAGACCCGCGACGTACGTGTCGAGCCAGGCCAGGGCCTTGCGGTAGGCAACCCGTTCGAGGTCGACGTCGCGGTAGCCCTCGCGCACCCAGGTGGCCTTGAGCAGCGTCGGCAGCGACGCGGTCGCGCGGCGGGCGGCCGGCAGGGCGTACCAGTTCTTCAACGCGGTGTGGACGCTCGCGCCCAGCGAGTTGTGGGCCCACGGCGGCCCCTTTTGCGGGCTGGGCCGATCCACGTAGGTGTAGCGGTAGCGCCGCGGGCAGTCCGTGTAGTTGCCGAGCTTGCTGGGCGTGCAGACGAAGAGGCGCTCGGGCATGCCGTCGAAGCCCAGCTGCTGGGGGACGGCGGCCGATCGCGCGGGGGTCCTTGGCACGTCCTGCATCCTCTCAGGCCCCTACGACAAAACGGGCTAGTTGTGCTGTCCAGGGACGTTGGTCAACCTGGTGATGGGTGGTAGGCCGCCGGTTGCGGTGTGGGGTCGGTGGTGATTGTAGTGATGCAGGAAGGCCGGTAGTGCCTTCCTGCGAGCCTGCTCGCTGTTGTAGAAGCGGGCGAAGGCCCAGCCGTCGTTGAGGGTGCGGTGAAAGCGTTCGACCTTGCCGTTGGTCTGCGGCCGGTAAGGGCGGGTCTTCTTCGGCCGGATGCCCAGCTCGGCGCAGGCGTCGCGCCAGGCGATCGACTTGTAGGCCGAGCCGTTGTCCGACAGCACCCGCTCGATGGTCACGCCGCGTGCGGCGAACCAGGCGACGGCATTACGCAGCACACCGATCGCGGTAGCGGCCTTCTCGTCGGTGTGGATCTCGGCATAGGCGACGCGGGAGTGGTCGTCGACGACGGTGTGCACGAACGCCGTCCCGACCTGCGGTTCGTAGGTTCTGCTGCGGGCGCCGGTGCGTGCGGCGGTGGCTTCGCGGTGGCGGCGGCCTTGACGACGCCTGATGTAGCGCCAGCCGCCGCCGTCGGGGATGTTGCCGTACTTGGTGACGTCCACGTGCAGCATCGCGCCGGGCCGGTCGTGTTCGTAACGCCGGACGGGCTCGCCGGTGACCCGGTCGATATGGCTGAGCCGGTTGAGCCGGCACCGGGCCAGGACCGCGTGCACGGTCGAAGCCGGCA includes:
- a CDS encoding 5-formyltetrahydrofolate cyclo-ligase; translated protein: MPDFIGDAERLRAEKIALRTRLLAERKSKTPESLRSAARATLPTLVASIAEHSPTVIATYVPIGAEPGGPDLPEALRRVGTATVLLPVLLPGGDLDWAVYDGPAALRPGPRGLLEPAGRRLGVSAVSDAAFVVVPALAVDHRGVRMGRGGGSYDRALARVSPGTFTVALLHDGELLDTVPAEPHDRRVGAVITPSEGLSATADWTK
- a CDS encoding DUF2231 domain-containing protein, which encodes MFDQINGLPVHALVLHAAVVFVPLLALVAIVYAILPRWRSRTGWAAIFLAVVAPIATYAAMASGAKLRDRLIANGMSGPPLEKIDDHMSFGTTTFYVSLGLGIVTLVMVLLTLRKPGNRLAMPADVGLAVVMVALAAVSGYYVYKTGDSGAQAVWGTSS
- a CDS encoding Fur family transcriptional regulator gives rise to the protein MTGAELLRGQGLRVTRPRLAVLDVLTQGGHLEVEEITRQVRERLDSVSTQAVYDVLGALSRAGLARRIEPAGSPARYEARVGDNHHHLVCRGCGAIEDVDCAVGQRPCLHPSKAHDYEIDEAEVTFWGLCPNCRRARRDDRTA
- a CDS encoding oxygenase MpaB family protein, yielding MNTAGDIGLFGPGSVTWKVHQEPIVTLGGLRSLYLQALHPRAVAAVNQNSSYRVDPWGRLERTSNYVGTILYGSMAEVEQAASRVRRMHAKMRATDPRTGEEFRIDEPELLRWVHVAEVESFLTTARRAGLELTDAEVDGYYTEQLRAAEMIGLDPATVPATAAEVASYYDAMRPELSMTRDSAETAFFLTVPPVPQKWGGLPLRMSLTLGPARWAYFGIAGTAVALLPPWARKMYGGLGWPTTDMTADLSVRGMRLLMKAALATVPPRYRMAPMRQAALERAGLA
- a CDS encoding PD-(D/E)XK nuclease family protein; protein product: MPERLFVCTPSKLGNYTDCPRRYRYTYVDRPSPQKGPPWAHNSLGASVHTALKNWYALPAARRATASLPTLLKATWVREGYRDVDLERVAYRKALAWLDTYVAGLDPEEEPLGVERVVATKTSVLALNGRADRIDARNGEAVIVDYKTGRTGLDADDARGSQALALYAYAAQRVFRRPCHRVELHHLPTGTVAAHEHTEESLNRQLARAEDTARDIIAAEKAVAAGADPDEQFPPNPGSLCSWCDFRRVCPAAADAPAKEPWAAVEHLERA
- a CDS encoding IS481 family transposase translates to MSHANAALTPRARLRLARLVVEQGWSPARAAERYDVSWRTAKRWAERYRELGVAGMQDRSSRPHRSPARTPRPTVRKIVHLRWKHRLGPVQIGGRLGLPASTVHAVLARCRLNRLSHIDRVTGEPVRRYEHDRPGAMLHVDVTKYGNIPDGGGWRYIRRRQGRRHREATAARTGARSRTYEPQVGTAFVHTVVDDHSRVAYAEIHTDEKAATAIGVLRNAVAWFAARGVTIERVLSDNGSAYKSIAWRDACAELGIRPKKTRPYRPQTNGKVERFHRTLNDGWAFARFYNSEQARRKALPAFLHHYNHHRPHTATGGLPPITRLTNVPGQHN